The following are from one region of the Novosphingobium humi genome:
- a CDS encoding response regulator transcription factor, with amino-acid sequence MILIVEDDVTIGRTLAQGLTAAGLNARWLRRGAEVAPLVAQGGVEALVLDLGLPDGDGLEVCRSLRADGHRLPVLMLTARGGLDDRLDGFAAGADDYLAKPFAFAELLARVRVMARHAAQRRPDPLVLDALEVDPLAGEARWAGQRLDLEPKGILVLEQLLRARGGVVTRRALMDAVWGDAAVTDNALDVVLSSLRKRLAQAAPKVQIRTVRGAGVAIEIDENKT; translated from the coding sequence ATGATCCTGATCGTCGAGGATGACGTGACCATTGGCCGCACGCTGGCGCAGGGGCTGACAGCGGCGGGCCTCAATGCGCGCTGGCTGCGGCGGGGGGCGGAGGTTGCTCCGCTGGTGGCGCAGGGCGGTGTGGAGGCGCTGGTGCTTGACCTAGGCCTGCCCGACGGCGATGGGCTGGAGGTGTGCCGGTCGCTCCGGGCTGATGGGCATCGGCTGCCGGTGCTGATGCTGACCGCGCGGGGCGGGCTGGATGATCGGCTCGATGGCTTTGCGGCCGGGGCGGATGACTATCTTGCCAAGCCCTTTGCCTTTGCCGAATTGCTGGCCCGTGTGCGGGTGATGGCCCGCCACGCCGCCCAGCGCCGCCCCGATCCGCTGGTGCTGGACGCGCTGGAGGTGGACCCGTTGGCGGGCGAGGCGCGATGGGCGGGGCAGAGACTTGATCTGGAGCCCAAGGGCATTCTCGTGCTGGAGCAATTGCTGCGCGCGCGCGGCGGCGTGGTGACGCGCCGCGCGCTGATGGATGCGGTCTGGGGCGATGCGGCGGTGACGGACAATGCGCTGGACGTGGTGCTTTCCTCGCTGCGCAAAAGGCTGGCTCAGGCCGCGCCCAAAGTGCAGATCCGCACGGTGCGGGGGGCCGGGGTTGCGATTGAAATAGATGAAAATAAAACGTAA
- a CDS encoding sensor histidine kinase, producing MPETIPMPIARGFTGWLVTAAALAALMAGFVLSLRSAARQFEIALLAERQAGLIAGLSGQPLEKIPPRLAEYRALVAQESALGSPARSDELERINRLPAMADTARREALLATMMAGERAEVAAARAALDHSRRRMLVLGGMLTMLALASAGAGLWRLVWANRALEREVAARAMQLQAVDRSRRLFFAKAGHELRTPVAAMRSLAEVTLAAEGDQAAALRDVVAQAQFLSHRIDEMLSLASAEEGKPVLMLAPCDLRDIVAGALSAAGPFARLVEVDLAYDPPADPVRLRADGRWLGQALLAIIDNGLKISDPGAALEIVLVREGAHAILSIADHGPGMGEADLPLIFEAYYQSEEGRHRGGTGLGLALARWVADQHGGAIRAENRPTGGARIVLSLPMEEA from the coding sequence ATGCCTGAAACCATCCCTATGCCCATCGCGCGCGGTTTTACCGGATGGCTGGTGACGGCAGCGGCGCTGGCGGCGCTGATGGCGGGCTTTGTGCTCAGCCTTCGCAGCGCGGCGCGGCAGTTTGAAATCGCTCTGCTGGCCGAGCGGCAGGCGGGTCTGATCGCGGGCCTTTCGGGCCAGCCTTTGGAAAAAATCCCCCCGCGTCTGGCCGAATATCGCGCGCTGGTGGCGCAGGAAAGCGCGCTGGGTTCGCCCGCCCGCAGCGATGAACTCGAGCGCATCAACCGCCTGCCCGCCATGGCCGACACCGCCCGGCGCGAGGCCCTGTTGGCCACGATGATGGCGGGCGAGCGCGCCGAAGTCGCCGCCGCCCGCGCCGCGCTTGATCACAGCCGCCGCCGGATGCTGGTGCTGGGCGGGATGCTGACGATGCTGGCGCTGGCCTCGGCGGGGGCGGGGCTGTGGCGTCTGGTCTGGGCCAATCGGGCGCTGGAGCGCGAAGTGGCCGCCCGAGCCATGCAATTGCAGGCGGTGGACCGCTCGCGCCGCCTGTTCTTTGCCAAGGCCGGCCATGAATTGCGCACCCCGGTTGCCGCGATGCGCTCGCTGGCCGAAGTGACGCTGGCCGCCGAGGGCGATCAGGCCGCTGCGCTGCGCGATGTGGTGGCGCAGGCGCAGTTCCTCTCACACCGCATCGACGAAATGCTCAGCCTTGCCAGCGCCGAGGAAGGCAAGCCGGTGTTGATGCTCGCCCCTTGCGACCTGCGTGACATCGTTGCCGGGGCGCTGTCGGCGGCGGGGCCCTTTGCGCGGCTGGTCGAGGTTGATCTGGCCTATGATCCGCCCGCCGATCCGGTCCGCCTGCGCGCCGACGGGCGCTGGTTGGGTCAGGCGCTGCTGGCGATCATCGACAATGGGCTGAAAATCTCCGACCCCGGCGCGGCGCTGGAAATTGTCCTTGTTCGCGAGGGCGCCCATGCCATCCTGTCGATCGCCGATCATGGCCCCGGCATGGGCGAGGCTGATTTGCCTTTGATATTCGAGGCCTATTATCAAAGCGAGGAAGGGCGCCATCGCGGCGGCACCGGGCTGGGCCTTGCCCTTGCGCGATGGGTGGCCGATCAGCATGGCGGCGCGATCCGCGCGGAAAACCGGCCGACGGGCGGCGCGCGCATCGTCTTGAGCCTGCCCATGGAGGAGGCGTGA
- a CDS encoding EAL domain-containing protein — MTKSNRAQALLRKAETPAPAPAMERRRAAAAPEPESGPVDVTHLRRKSDPVRRESEPYLGYFLISEGWSMTAIAMGIAVLMLWLNQFRMPQPVVLGLVGAGIAMVACARLFISFERASRRPLGLRVAAMVGGVVVPMLLYGAGLGMWFETGMLAEPELLIGAMVVVGLVMAVTLSGRLFTMVAAKLALWTPIALELGSAYTLVTLVLGGGIGLVAALRQLGIDRAGQAEQREMRHAQMRAEELLSEFEKTGQGWFWETDRKGALTYVSPNIIALLGREEADLIGRPLTELFVMQEQEQVGERTLLFHLNARSGFNDLALRAAKEGDEQWWAVNGRPVYDAFNNFLGFRGAGSDLTEKRRSEQHATRLAHFDSLTGLANRFQMSQTLEKILSAPKLDHRDCAVFLLDLDRFKQVNDTMGHPAGDALLKQVSQRLQRTVGEAGRVGRLGGDEFKVILPGRIARDKLATLATSIIENLSQPYSIDGARVVIGASIGIAMAPDDGVTSEAIIRNADLALYAAKDRGRGVYHFYDEELHSDAEERRQLEHDLRDALAHGGLELYYQPSVALSQQKITGFEALLRWNHPTLGRLSPAKFVEVAEDTGLITQIGEWALRTACHDLARWPDHVRVAVNVSPLQFANPALPTIITHALAAAGVDPARLELEITESVFLNDGANTDAMFTALKRIGVRLALDDFGTGYSSLGYLKKAPFDKIKIDQSFVRGATMPGSRNGAIIASIVSLADALGMETTAEGVETLDELDLVRELGCSHVQGYIYSKPLPRDEADMRLSAGGTIEARGPRSARAARRTMLRKVMLTAQGRRYPATIRNISENGAMFEGLSDVPMGMEMLIELSDDLVVGATVRWSRYGRTGVAFAEPVAFDGSGAIIRASLFGPQDRDGEAPVYRQVG, encoded by the coding sequence GTGACCAAGTCCAATCGGGCGCAAGCCCTGCTGCGAAAAGCCGAAACGCCCGCGCCTGCTCCAGCCATGGAGCGCCGCCGCGCCGCCGCCGCGCCCGAGCCTGAGTCCGGGCCGGTCGATGTCACGCATCTGCGCCGCAAAAGTGATCCTGTGCGCCGCGAAAGCGAGCCCTATCTGGGCTATTTCCTGATTTCCGAAGGCTGGTCGATGACCGCGATCGCGATGGGCATCGCGGTGCTGATGCTCTGGCTGAACCAGTTCCGGATGCCGCAGCCGGTGGTTCTGGGTCTGGTGGGCGCGGGCATTGCGATGGTGGCCTGCGCACGCCTGTTCATCTCGTTTGAGCGCGCCAGCCGCCGCCCGCTGGGGCTGCGCGTGGCCGCGATGGTGGGCGGGGTGGTGGTGCCCATGCTGCTTTACGGCGCGGGTCTGGGCATGTGGTTCGAAACAGGCATGCTGGCCGAACCGGAGCTGCTGATCGGGGCGATGGTGGTGGTCGGGCTGGTGATGGCGGTGACGCTGTCGGGGCGGCTGTTCACCATGGTGGCGGCCAAGCTGGCGCTCTGGACGCCGATCGCGCTGGAACTGGGTTCGGCCTATACGCTGGTCACGCTGGTGCTGGGCGGGGGGATCGGGCTGGTGGCGGCGCTGCGCCAATTGGGCATCGACCGCGCCGGGCAAGCCGAACAGCGCGAGATGCGCCATGCCCAGATGCGCGCCGAGGAATTGCTGAGCGAGTTTGAAAAGACCGGGCAGGGCTGGTTCTGGGAAACCGACCGCAAGGGGGCGCTGACCTATGTCTCGCCCAATATCATCGCCCTGCTGGGCCGCGAGGAGGCCGATCTGATCGGTCGCCCGCTGACCGAACTGTTCGTGATGCAGGAGCAGGAGCAGGTGGGCGAGCGGACCTTGCTGTTCCATCTCAACGCGCGTTCGGGCTTTAACGATCTGGCGCTGCGCGCGGCCAAGGAGGGGGATGAGCAATGGTGGGCGGTCAATGGCCGTCCGGTTTATGACGCCTTCAACAATTTCCTGGGTTTTCGCGGCGCGGGCAGCGATCTGACCGAAAAGCGGCGCAGCGAGCAGCATGCCACGCGCCTGGCCCATTTCGATTCGCTGACCGGCCTGGCCAACCGATTCCAGATGAGCCAGACGCTGGAAAAGATCCTCTCGGCGCCCAAGCTCGATCATCGCGACTGCGCGGTGTTCCTGCTCGATCTGGACCGCTTCAAGCAGGTCAATGACACGATGGGCCATCCTGCGGGCGACGCCCTGCTCAAACAGGTGTCGCAGCGTTTGCAGCGCACCGTGGGCGAGGCCGGGCGCGTGGGGCGTCTGGGCGGGGATGAGTTCAAGGTTATCTTGCCGGGCCGCATCGCGCGCGACAAGCTGGCCACGCTGGCCACCAGCATCATCGAGAACCTGTCGCAGCCCTATTCGATCGACGGCGCGCGGGTGGTGATCGGGGCCAGCATCGGCATCGCCATGGCCCCCGATGACGGCGTGACCAGCGAGGCGATCATCCGCAACGCCGACCTTGCGCTTTATGCCGCCAAGGATCGCGGGCGGGGCGTCTATCACTTCTATGACGAGGAACTGCATTCCGATGCCGAGGAGCGCCGCCAGCTTGAGCATGACCTGCGCGATGCGCTGGCCCATGGCGGGCTGGAGCTTTATTACCAGCCCTCGGTCGCGCTGAGCCAGCAGAAGATCACCGGGTTTGAGGCGCTGCTGCGCTGGAACCATCCCACGCTGGGCCGCCTGTCGCCCGCCAAATTCGTCGAGGTGGCCGAGGATACGGGCCTTATCACCCAGATCGGCGAATGGGCTTTGCGCACGGCCTGCCATGATCTGGCCCGCTGGCCCGATCATGTGCGGGTGGCGGTCAATGTCTCGCCTTTGCAATTTGCAAATCCGGCGCTGCCCACGATCATCACCCATGCGCTGGCGGCCGCCGGCGTTGATCCGGCGCGGCTGGAACTGGAAATCACCGAAAGCGTGTTTTTGAACGACGGCGCCAATACAGACGCGATGTTCACTGCCCTCAAGCGGATTGGGGTGCGTCTGGCGCTCGATGATTTCGGCACCGGCTATTCCTCGCTGGGCTATCTGAAAAAAGCGCCCTTCGACAAGATCAAGATCGACCAGAGCTTTGTGCGCGGCGCGACGATGCCGGGCAGCCGCAATGGCGCGATCATCGCCTCGATCGTCAGCCTTGCCGATGCGCTGGGCATGGAGACGACGGCAGAAGGCGTGGAGACGCTCGACGAGCTGGATCTGGTGCGCGAACTGGGTTGCAGCCATGTTCAGGGCTATATCTATTCCAAACCCCTGCCGCGCGACGAGGCCGATATGCGGCTGAGCGCGGGCGGGACCATCGAGGCGAGGGGGCCGCGTTCGGCTCGCGCGGCGCGCCGCACGATGCTGCGCAAGGTGATGCTGACCGCGCAGGGGCGCCGCTATCCTGCCACGATCCGCAATATTTCGGAAAATGGCGCGATGTTCGAAGGGCTGAGCGATGTGCCGATGGGCATGGAAATGCTGATCGAACTGTCCGACGATCTTGTGGTGGGGGCGACGGTGCGCTGGAGCCGCTATGGCCGCACGGGTGTAGCCTTTGCCGAGCCTGTCGCCTTTGACGGCAGCGGCGCGATCATCCGCGCCAGCCTGTTCGGCCCGCAGGACCGCGACGGCGAGGCGCCCGTCTATCGACAGGTGGGGTGA
- a CDS encoding DUF779 domain-containing protein has protein sequence MSTTRQIPISPAAHAALDRLRAQHGRLVLHVTGGCCDAGTPLCLAEGDIILGQRDQLQGMCDGVPLYRMSDEAEQCPLSLALDVEPGRAVGFSLDIGDGTRFVLRG, from the coding sequence ATGAGCACCACGCGCCAGATCCCGATCAGCCCCGCCGCCCATGCCGCGCTGGACCGTCTGCGAGCGCAGCACGGACGGCTGGTGCTGCATGTGACGGGGGGCTGCTGCGATGCGGGCACGCCGCTTTGTCTGGCCGAGGGCGACATCATTCTGGGCCAGCGCGATCAGTTGCAGGGAATGTGCGATGGCGTCCCGCTCTACCGCATGAGCGATGAGGCCGAGCAATGCCCGCTCTCACTGGCGCTGGATGTGGAACCGGGGCGCGCGGTGGGCTTTTCGCTCGATATCGGCGATGGAACGCGGTTCGTGCTAAGAGGCTAA
- the lepA gene encoding translation elongation factor 4, translating to MTDQSKIRNFSIIAHIDHGKSTLADRLIQFTGGLTEREMSAQVLDNMDIEKERGITIKAQTVRLNYKAHDGEVYELNLMDTPGHVDFAYEVSRSLAACEGALLVVDAAQGVEAQTLANVYQSIEHDHEIVPVINKIDLPAAEPEKVKAEIEEVIGLDASEAVLASAKSGIGIEEILEAVVKKIPAPKGDRDAPLKAMLVDSWYDPYLGVVILVRVIDGVIKKGLQVKFMQGGTEHLIDRVGCFTPKREELAELAPGEIGFITAQIKEVETAKVGDTITTVKGGATEALPGYKEVQPVVFCGLFPVDAADFEKLRESIAKLRLNDASFSFEMETSAALGFGFRCGFLGLLHLEIIQERLSREYDLDLITTSPSVVYRIQLRASRTDDAGEVMLHNPADYPDPSRIEQIDEPWIKATIYTPDEYLGSILKLCQDRRGIQTGLTYVGGRAQVNYELPLNEVVFDFYDRLKSISRGYASFDYEQIGLREGDLVKMGILVNNEPVDALSMIVHRSVAEERGRHMCERLKDLIPRHLFKIPIQAAIGGKVIARETIAAMRKDVTAKCYGGDITRKKKLLEKQKKGKARMREYGNVQIPQEAFIAALRMGEE from the coding sequence ATGACCGACCAGTCCAAGATCCGCAATTTCTCCATCATTGCCCATATTGACCATGGCAAAAGCACGCTGGCCGACCGACTGATCCAGTTCACCGGCGGGTTGACCGAGCGCGAGATGAGCGCGCAGGTGCTGGACAACATGGACATCGAGAAAGAGCGCGGGATCACCATCAAGGCTCAGACCGTCCGCCTGAATTACAAGGCGCATGACGGCGAGGTCTATGAGCTGAACCTGATGGACACGCCGGGCCATGTGGACTTTGCCTATGAAGTCAGCCGATCATTGGCGGCCTGCGAGGGCGCGCTGCTGGTGGTCGATGCGGCGCAGGGGGTCGAGGCCCAGACGCTGGCCAATGTCTATCAGTCGATCGAGCATGATCACGAAATCGTGCCGGTGATCAACAAGATCGACCTGCCCGCCGCCGAGCCGGAAAAGGTCAAGGCCGAGATCGAGGAAGTGATCGGGCTGGACGCCAGCGAGGCGGTACTGGCATCGGCGAAATCGGGCATCGGCATCGAAGAAATCCTTGAGGCGGTGGTCAAGAAGATCCCCGCGCCCAAGGGCGACCGCGACGCGCCCCTGAAGGCGATGCTGGTCGATAGCTGGTATGACCCCTATCTGGGCGTGGTCATTCTGGTGCGCGTGATCGACGGCGTCATCAAAAAGGGCCTGCAGGTCAAGTTCATGCAGGGCGGCACCGAGCATCTGATCGACCGCGTGGGCTGTTTCACGCCCAAGCGCGAGGAACTGGCCGAACTGGCGCCGGGCGAGATCGGCTTCATCACCGCCCAGATCAAGGAAGTGGAGACCGCCAAGGTCGGTGACACGATCACCACCGTCAAGGGCGGCGCAACCGAGGCCCTGCCGGGCTATAAGGAAGTGCAGCCGGTGGTGTTCTGCGGCCTCTTCCCGGTGGATGCGGCCGATTTTGAAAAGCTGCGTGAAAGCATCGCCAAGCTGCGGTTGAACGATGCGTCCTTCAGCTTTGAAATGGAAACTTCGGCCGCGCTCGGCTTTGGCTTCCGCTGCGGCTTCCTTGGCCTGCTGCATCTTGAAATCATTCAGGAACGTCTCAGCCGCGAATATGACCTTGATCTCATCACCACCAGCCCCAGCGTGGTCTATCGCATCCAGTTGCGCGCCAGCCGCACCGACGATGCGGGCGAGGTCATGCTGCATAACCCGGCCGACTATCCCGATCCCAGCCGCATCGAACAGATCGACGAGCCGTGGATCAAGGCGACCATCTACACGCCGGACGAATATCTGGGCAGCATCCTGAAGCTGTGTCAGGACCGTCGCGGCATCCAGACGGGCCTGACCTATGTCGGCGGGCGCGCTCAGGTGAATTATGAATTGCCGCTCAACGAAGTGGTGTTCGATTTCTATGACCGGCTGAAGTCGATCAGCCGGGGTTATGCCTCCTTCGACTATGAACAGATCGGCCTGCGCGAGGGCGATCTGGTCAAGATGGGCATTCTGGTCAACAACGAGCCGGTCGATGCGCTCTCGATGATCGTCCACCGCAGCGTGGCCGAGGAACGCGGCCGCCATATGTGCGAACGCCTTAAAGACCTGATCCCGCGCCACCTGTTCAAGATCCCGATTCAGGCGGCCATCGGCGGCAAGGTCATCGCGCGCGAAACCATCGCGGCCATGCGCAAGGACGTGACCGCCAAGTGCTATGGCGGCGACATCACGCGCAAGAAAAAGCTGCTGGAAAAGCAAAAGAAGGGCAAGGCCCGCATGCGCGAATATGGCAATGTCCAGATCCCGCAGGAAGCGTTTATCGCGGCACTGCGGATGGGTGAAGAGTAA